A single region of the Arthrobacter sp. zg-Y20 genome encodes:
- a CDS encoding EAL domain-containing protein: MAFQPIYDAGAGRVWGYEALVRGVVGESAFEVLSKVSPEQKYRFDQDCRVKAVELASRLFPAGEELMLSINFMPKAVYEPAACLRATLLAAKRYNFPTSSIMFEFTENEEVADTEHLTNIITEYRKHGFTTAVDDFGAGHAGLGLLVDFQPDLIKIDMQLIRGIDTSPARRAVLAGIIGIAKDLGITLLAEGIETEAEFRVLKAAGIRLFQGYWFAKPAFEALPPVQLDVSAVAGRVS; the protein is encoded by the coding sequence ATGGCATTCCAGCCGATTTACGACGCCGGCGCCGGCCGAGTCTGGGGCTACGAGGCACTGGTCCGCGGTGTGGTCGGGGAGAGCGCGTTCGAGGTGCTGTCAAAGGTCTCGCCCGAACAGAAATACCGCTTCGACCAGGACTGCCGGGTCAAGGCCGTGGAGCTGGCATCGCGGCTGTTCCCGGCCGGCGAGGAGTTGATGCTTTCCATCAACTTCATGCCGAAGGCGGTGTACGAACCGGCCGCCTGCCTGCGTGCCACCCTGCTGGCCGCTAAACGGTACAACTTTCCGACGTCGTCCATCATGTTCGAATTCACCGAAAACGAGGAGGTGGCCGATACCGAGCATTTGACCAACATCATTACCGAATACCGCAAGCACGGCTTCACCACCGCCGTGGATGATTTCGGTGCCGGGCACGCGGGGCTGGGCCTGCTGGTCGATTTCCAGCCGGACCTGATCAAGATCGACATGCAGCTCATCCGTGGAATCGACACCAGCCCGGCCCGCCGGGCCGTCCTGGCCGGAATCATCGGCATTGCCAAGGACCTTGGCATCACCCTGCTGGCCGAAGGCATCGAAACCGAGGCGGAGTTCCGGGTGCTCAAAGCCGCCGGCATCCGCCTGTTCCAGGGGTATTGGTTCGCCAAACCGGCCTTCGAGGCGCTTCCACCGGTGCAGCTCGACGTTTCCGCCGTGGCCGGGCGCGTCTCGTAG
- a CDS encoding recombinase family protein, which yields MSAHVVGYARVSTSEQDLTVQQNQLAALGVPKDLVYTDHGLSGTNRDRPGLRQALAAVRDGDTLVITKLDRLARSLPDARDIIEELTKKNVKLSIGGSVHDPSDPVGRLLFNVLAMVAEFESDLIRARTREGMQVAKAKGRLRGKQPKLSRLQEAHVVSLYSAGEHTTAEIAELFKVARSTVYRIIQRTHPSGS from the coding sequence ATGAGCGCCCACGTCGTCGGTTACGCCCGTGTATCCACCAGCGAGCAGGACCTCACAGTCCAGCAGAACCAACTTGCAGCCCTCGGCGTCCCCAAGGATCTGGTTTATACCGACCACGGACTAAGCGGCACCAACCGTGACCGGCCTGGGCTACGTCAGGCCTTGGCAGCGGTTCGTGACGGGGACACGTTGGTCATCACCAAACTCGACCGGCTCGCCCGCTCCCTTCCCGACGCCCGCGACATCATCGAAGAACTTACGAAGAAAAACGTGAAGCTGAGTATCGGCGGATCCGTCCATGATCCTTCGGACCCTGTCGGCCGGCTGCTGTTCAACGTCCTCGCCATGGTCGCCGAGTTTGAATCCGATCTCATACGCGCCCGCACACGAGAAGGCATGCAGGTTGCCAAAGCCAAGGGCAGGCTTCGCGGCAAGCAACCCAAACTCTCCAGATTGCAAGAAGCGCACGTGGTGTCCCTCTATAGCGCGGGAGAACACACCACCGCCGAGATCGCCGAACTCTTCAAGGTCGCCCGCAGCACGGTGTACCGCATCATCCAGCGCACACACCCGTCAGGCAGTTGA
- a CDS encoding DUF3090 domain-containing protein — MPTTVHDFDWPDRVVIGTVGVPGQRTFYLQVRAGKQIVSIALEKLQSAQLAEKIDEILDQLMTVDGNPFHVPASTPIELVDNDDLDAVEEQFRAGVMSLGWDPTTAQLVIEAYPLDEVDEDDDGGFLDEDDDETDASDAEEVLRVRMPVGTARAFAKRTREVVGAGRPICVICGQPIDPDGHTCTFPES; from the coding sequence ATGCCTACAACCGTTCACGATTTCGACTGGCCCGACCGCGTCGTCATCGGCACCGTCGGCGTCCCGGGCCAGCGCACGTTCTACCTGCAGGTGCGCGCCGGGAAGCAGATTGTCAGTATCGCCCTGGAAAAGCTCCAGTCCGCCCAGCTTGCCGAGAAGATCGACGAGATCCTCGACCAGCTTATGACCGTCGACGGCAACCCCTTCCACGTGCCCGCCAGTACCCCCATCGAGCTTGTCGACAATGACGATCTCGACGCTGTGGAGGAACAGTTCCGCGCCGGCGTCATGAGCCTGGGCTGGGATCCGACGACGGCGCAGCTCGTCATCGAGGCCTACCCCCTCGATGAGGTGGACGAGGACGATGACGGCGGCTTCCTCGACGAAGACGACGACGAGACTGACGCCTCCGACGCCGAAGAGGTGCTGCGCGTGCGGATGCCCGTGGGCACCGCCCGGGCCTTCGCCAAGCGCACCCGCGAAGTGGTGGGCGCCGGGCGGCCGATCTGCGTGATCTGCGGGCAGCCGATCGACCCCGACGGGCACACCTGCACCTTCCCCGAGTCCTGA
- a CDS encoding histidine phosphatase family protein — MATLILVRHGRTTANASGLLAGRTPGVELDQVGRDQAAATADRLAKVPVVGVVSSPLERCRQTAQFILDRQAGTPHTPVEDGLTECDYGSWQGRTLEELAKEDLWKTVQSQPSAVVFPGGESMAAMQARSVAAIRRHDAAFEAEHGPGAVWVAVSHGDIIKSVLADALGMHLDMFQRLHVGPASVSIVHYGTGRPTVLATNTDAGDLSWLAASPTPDDAPVGGGAGHEAPPAG, encoded by the coding sequence ATGGCAACACTCATCCTCGTGCGGCACGGCCGCACCACCGCGAATGCCTCCGGGCTGCTGGCCGGCCGGACCCCCGGCGTCGAACTCGACCAGGTGGGCCGCGACCAGGCCGCCGCCACCGCCGACCGGCTGGCCAAAGTCCCCGTCGTCGGCGTGGTGTCCAGCCCGCTGGAGCGCTGCCGGCAGACCGCGCAGTTCATCCTCGACCGCCAGGCCGGAACCCCGCACACCCCGGTCGAGGACGGACTGACCGAGTGCGACTACGGCTCCTGGCAGGGCCGTACCCTCGAGGAGCTGGCGAAGGAGGACCTGTGGAAGACGGTGCAGTCACAGCCCTCCGCCGTCGTTTTCCCCGGCGGCGAGTCCATGGCCGCGATGCAGGCCCGCTCCGTGGCCGCTATTCGGCGCCACGACGCCGCGTTCGAGGCTGAACACGGACCGGGAGCGGTGTGGGTGGCGGTGAGCCACGGCGACATCATCAAGTCCGTCCTCGCCGACGCGCTCGGCATGCACCTGGACATGTTCCAGCGCCTCCACGTGGGCCCGGCCTCCGTGTCGATTGTGCACTACGGCACCGGGCGCCCCACCGTCCTGGCCACCAACACCGACGCCGGGGACCTGTCCTGGCTGGCGGCCAGCCCGACGCCGGACGACGCCCCGGTGGGCGGTGGTGCCGGTCACGAGGCGCCGCCGGCCGGATGA
- a CDS encoding DUF4177 domain-containing protein codes for MPHYVVLQVILKEKLLGTGSGNLTAVEKSINDQAAKGYRLHTITTASSGSKGLGGGDRIQATMVFESLR; via the coding sequence GTGCCGCATTACGTCGTTTTACAGGTGATCCTGAAAGAGAAACTGTTGGGGACCGGCTCAGGGAACCTGACAGCCGTGGAGAAATCCATCAATGATCAAGCCGCAAAAGGCTACCGGCTTCACACGATCACTACAGCCAGCAGCGGCAGCAAGGGTCTTGGCGGTGGTGACCGTATCCAGGCGACCATGGTGTTCGAAAGCCTTCGTTGA
- a CDS encoding SCO1664 family protein translates to MPAPDLVTDELTLTGRLTTASNATFLGSIGDAAVVYKPIAGEKPLWDFPDGCLAHREVAAYVVSEVLGWNIVPRTWLRDGPLGEGMVQLWQETDPEQAPVDLVPEEDVPETGWKEVLQGQDDVGRIVSLIHEDTPVLRRMAVFDVLTNNADRKGDHVLAMAGGHRYGVDHGLTFHQEHKLRTVLWGWIGDALSAEELEGIDRVLDGLHGELGSQLAKLLTAEEIAAFAARCALLRSAGQFPAPSGDMPAVPWPLF, encoded by the coding sequence ATGCCCGCGCCCGACCTGGTCACCGACGAGCTCACGCTCACCGGACGCCTGACGACGGCGTCCAACGCCACCTTCCTGGGCAGCATCGGCGACGCCGCGGTGGTCTACAAACCGATTGCGGGCGAGAAGCCGCTCTGGGATTTCCCCGACGGCTGCCTGGCGCACCGCGAGGTGGCCGCCTATGTGGTCTCCGAGGTGCTGGGGTGGAACATCGTGCCGCGCACCTGGCTGCGGGACGGCCCGCTCGGTGAAGGCATGGTCCAGCTCTGGCAGGAGACCGACCCGGAGCAGGCTCCGGTGGACCTGGTGCCGGAAGAGGACGTTCCGGAGACCGGGTGGAAAGAGGTCCTGCAGGGCCAGGACGACGTCGGGCGGATCGTCTCCCTCATCCACGAGGACACTCCGGTACTGCGGCGGATGGCAGTGTTCGACGTCCTCACCAACAACGCCGACCGCAAGGGCGACCACGTCCTGGCCATGGCCGGCGGGCACCGGTACGGCGTGGACCACGGTCTGACCTTCCACCAGGAGCACAAGCTGCGGACCGTGCTGTGGGGCTGGATCGGCGATGCGCTGAGTGCCGAGGAACTCGAAGGCATCGACCGGGTTCTCGACGGACTGCACGGTGAGCTGGGCTCGCAGCTGGCGAAGCTGCTCACCGCCGAGGAGATTGCGGCGTTCGCTGCGCGTTGCGCCTTGCTGCGATCGGCCGGGCAGTTTCCGGCTCCGAGCGGTGACATGCCGGCGGTTCCCTGGCCGCTGTTCTAA